The genomic stretch TCGCCCGAAGGGGTGATGCCGGTCTGGAGCGCATAAGCGAGGTTTGAAACCGTCCAGTCATTTTTGGCCAGGTCTTTTGGCCGTATCGCGGGTGCCTTGCTGCCACCGGGAAGCTGGGCGTTGCCTGCAAAGGAAGCACCGATATCGCGGCCTCCCGCAAGATTGCGCGGCGTATGGCAGGCTCCGCAATGTGCCGCACCGCGCACCAATTCCCGTCCGCGATTCCATGAGTCGCTTCGCCCTTCAACCGGTTCGGTATCCGGATCGTAGAAGAACGCCGCTCGCCAGAGCTTCAGCCCCCATCGTTGGTCGAATGGGAAGCTGACATCGTTTTCTGGTGCAGGCTTGTCCACGGGCTGCACGGTTTGAAACGCCGCCCAGAGGTCAGCGATATCCTGGTCAGAAAAATCCGCATAGAACGTATATGGGAAAGACGGATAGTAGGGCGTTCCATCGGGGCCGATACCCTGCCGCACGGCTTTTGCGAACTGTTCTGCCGTCCATTCGCCCATGCCATGTTCGGGGTCTGTCGTCAGGTTGGGCGGATAGAACGTTCCGAACGGGGTTTCGAGCGGCGCCCCTCCGGCAAGTGGCGCGCCGCCCGCTTCGAAATTGGTATGACAGGCAATGCACCCACTGGCGCGCGCCAGATACGCGCCCCGGTCGACATTGCCCGCTGATGCGATCGGCGCCACCGCACTGCCGACAGGCCATGCAATCACCGCGCCGAGGCCGGCCGCGCCCAGCACGGCGACCCCGCTGACCAGTGTCAAAAACCGTCGCATGGTCAGTCTTCTTCCGCCCGGAAGCGTTCATGGCACGCGGAACAGACCTGGGTCGTCATCGCGAATGCCGCGTCGGCGGGCATTTCGGCAATGGCGGCAGCATCCATCATGCCGCCTCCGCCCATCATCGTGCTCCCGCCCATCATGGACCCACCGCCCATCATCGAGGTGCCACCCATGGAGGTATTGCCGCCCATGCCGCCCAATCCATTGTCGGCTGCGCGTTCCAGGCCTTCGGAATATT from Rhodobacteraceae bacterium LMO-JJ12 encodes the following:
- a CDS encoding cytochrome c, whose amino-acid sequence is MRRFLTLVSGVAVLGAAGLGAVIAWPVGSAVAPIASAGNVDRGAYLARASGCIACHTNFEAGGAPLAGGAPLETPFGTFYPPNLTTDPEHGMGEWTAEQFAKAVRQGIGPDGTPYYPSFPYTFYADFSDQDIADLWAAFQTVQPVDKPAPENDVSFPFDQRWGLKLWRAAFFYDPDTEPVEGRSDSWNRGRELVRGAAHCGACHTPRNLAGGRDIGASFAGNAQLPGGSKAPAIRPKDLAKNDWTVSNLAYALQTGITPSGDAFGGSMAEVVRDGTRFLTPADREAMALFLLNKDTVEAENSASN